A segment of the Takifugu flavidus isolate HTHZ2018 chromosome 7, ASM371156v2, whole genome shotgun sequence genome:
GTGCATCCAATCTAACTGGCAGAGTGACTGGTTTTGTCCTAATGAAGCAttataaacaaacaaaaggttTGCTGCTGTCTGATGATCACAGAGGAGATCCAGTGGATCTCTGCACTGCATGCAAACGTCTAAGGACAGCTTCTACCTCTAAATTTTTGTCAAAGTTAAATAAAGCATAGTCAATAAATCCAACAGAAGGTGATTTAATGAAGCTGCAAAATGAATGCTCCAGCTCTGCAGACGCTGCTCCGCACCATCATACTGCAGTAAGAACGTCCCGTCTGATGCTTAAGAAAACTTTGCTGCTTGAGGAGGAGGTCCCAAGAAGCCTCCAGCTTGTTTTGTAGCAGCTCTTGAGGGGGCCAGACCCAGCAtcttctggatgttctggagcagaaacagcaCAATACATGTTGGCTAAACAACCAAAATGTCAAAATGGCCATTGTACATTTGATCCTTTCTTaattgtttttctccaggagatGGGCCATTAGAGTAAATTAAGTTAACCCTATTATCCtacaatgacaaaaacatggaGAACATATGTAATGTACATCTGCTCCTCTcctacacccccccacccccccccccccccatcagctgtTTTTGGGAATAATTCCTCTCTGTCCGCTTCAAAAAAAAGCATTCTTTTAAAGGAAATGAGGAGCCCCACTGCTTTTCTTGAaccttgtgtttgaattttatCTGTTGTCCCAATATGTATATATTTCCATATGTTACTATGGTTTACTGTAACTAATTTCTAATAGTGCGCTTTCTTGCCTGGCTCTCCCTCGAAAAAATATTTAATCTCAGTGAAGTTCCAATTGAAATAAAGGAtataacagcaacaataacaagcAGTTCTGGCTGGGCCACTCATGGTCATTTACAGTTGATCCAACTGCACTAATTGATATTTAGCTTCGGACCATTACCCTGTTGAAAGATGAGCCCTCTGCCCAGCCAGAGGTCCTGAATGATCTCAATTAGGTCTGAGTTCATTGGACTTTCTGTGCTGGGTTCCATTCAACTGCCCCTCAACCCTCAGCAGCTGACCTGTGTGTCTCTGACACCAGATCCCCTTTACAGCGCATAGACATTCAGCAAATAAAAAGGATTCCTTTAAGCTTACTGTACATACGGTGACTTTGCAACCTTTAGCCCTCTTCAActcaaaacacatttcattaTGTGGATTTGATGACAGGACCACACAAAAAGATGTTATATGCCAGaggaaaaatgtgacatttaatcAAAAATACCTGTCTGATGGACATTGTGCAGAGGATgtagaggaaaataaaagaacagtCAGTGTAGTCTTCTCCCAGCAAGTTACGATGTGACAGTCCCTGAATGTATGAGAGCGGGACAAATGGGAGCTTGGCGACCACTCTGCCGTCAAAGCTGAAGGAAAGCACAGTCATTAGCAGCTGCTTGTTTGGAGGGATCTGTATGTTCTGAACAGATGAAACTACTCACATGGAGTTAAACATGCCCATCAAAGCAGTGAAGCAGAAGCCAATGGCAAACATGGACTTCATGCGCACCTGCATACAGAAAATTTGCAAGAATTTATGGAATGcaaaacatgaaatgaaaacaaactagATTTAGACATAAAATTAAGCATCATACCATAGACAagtctctgttgttgtttttcagcttCTCTTCTTGTCTTTCTGTAATACATTTAGAAATGTAGAGATTCATTAGTAAGTAAAACATGCTTGCTGATACTTCATTATTAGAATTTACTGGGTTTCTACcaattttcttcttctgctgacgCCCTGCAGATTCTGTAatggtttcttttttcttctccactAATATTGAACAAACAAAAGCCAATAGAGATTAACTCACTTCAGTCAAAGCTGACCCAACATGAAGCCCTGCTGGATGAGATACTTAcgctttttgctttgtttttccacttcagCCTTCAGCTTTTTGTACTTTTCAGTTCGATACACTAAAACCCAAGTAATCCCTGAAGAAAGACGCAGTTTAAACACAGTAAAGGGCAATAATGCACACTTTGATGCAACCACAACAGGCGCTGGTCTAAAGTCATCGGACTCTGTCGCAATTTTAACCTTTTATTGGTGAATGTTTGCAGATTTTGCCGATCATAGATGTAATAAACAGATTAACAAATGGGATTCAGGAAGCATTAGCTTGGTCGGCTACTCTAGCTGCTTCAGTCGAGCCACTTGGCTTTTGAGGACCAGACTGGGAAAAACCAAATGATCATTAACATTACGATTGATGAAACAAAGCGACACGAATGTGATGTCTTTTATTTCCGTTGTTGTTGACAACGGTGATTAAAACGTCTAACTTTAGAAAAGCGTCACCCACCTTCGGCCAACAACGCTGTACAAACTGAAATGAACACAATAAGAATTGTGTCTGCAAACATGGTACTCATGACGATGATATTCACAGGTTTAccgaagaggagagaaaggttAAAACACTGACAGAACGGGTGCGTGTGCGTCCGGTCTAGAACCGGAACCCGAGCCGCTCGTATCGCTTCTGCGCATGCGCTAAAATTGGCGCTTGCGCAGATATTTTTACGGTCTTTTTCGCCGTCTTTATGACCACCAAATGACTAAACAAAAGCGATTCTAAACATCAGACATGAATGAAATCGACACATTTAAAATCGAAACAACTGTCTAtttaagagaaaataaataaggtGATATTTAATAATCAATATTTAATAAAGATCATCTAAATGCATAAATTGAGGTAGCATTCCCTTTCAATTAGACATTTAGGGTCCTACAGATCAGCTTTTTTCATTGTTTCAAATTACGTGAAAATAATTATTGGAATTATTGGAATCACAAAGGTCTAAAATGAGATCTTAAGTCTGAAAAATAGTGCTGATAACAAATGAGGTGATCTTTCCAAATATTTTCCACATGGTTCATACTACAAATAACAGTCAAATCAAAATTATTTTTACACTTTCTGCATAGCTgtataaaatacatttattgaaGAGAtgacatttttactttcaaaaattaaaccaaaacagaaatatatacatacagactttccaaaacaacaacagcagcctaAAGGACCAAAGACGTATGCCTCACAGGAAATCGTATGTGTCAAAGAGCAAATATGACCAAAGAATCTAAAGGATCTTTGACCCTTGATCCAGGACTATATTGTGGAATCTCACATTACATCTACCTGGCAACTGATGGAAACTGATGTTTAAATACATTACTGTCATCTACTGTAGAGGAGTCTAGATGAGTTCTGACCCCCTCAGAACAAAGGCTCACCCAACCCCTCATGTGATGTTACTGTATGTGTGATTGTATAACAGAGTGATTATACTACAGTAAAATATACTTAATATTGATGCAGCATCAGTATATTCTTCACAGACATATTGCCATGTACAATGGGATGAACACCCTTTGACTGGTGCTGGGGTATGAAAGAACTTCAAGAAAACATGCAGACTACAGGAACCATTTATGCTTTAACCTGAGATGCAGACAACACCACGAATCTACCTCTAGTCTAGACCCTCTAGGAAacccagaggagacagagttgAATCGGCCAAAAAGGGAACAACATTGTCATTCCATATGTTGCAGGGCTTTCTGAGAAGATCAGGAGGATCTTCAACAAACGCAACATCGTGATGCACTTCAATCCCTCCAATACCCTGAGGCAGAAGCTTGTCCACCGAAAGGACAAAACACCgagacacaaacagaacaaCGTAGTGTCTGCAGTCCAGTGTAACGACGAACGCCAAGACCTGCACATTGGGGAGACAAAACAACCGCTCCTCAAGTGCATGGCACACATTGAAGAGCCAATTCCTCAGGCCAGGACTTAGTCATTCACCTGCATCTGTAGTACAAAGGACACTTGTTTGAGGACAGTGATGTACAGGTTTTGGCCAGGCAGGACAGATAGTTtgagagaggagtgaaagaagccatctatgtcaaactggaaagacCATCATTAAAGAGAGGTGGGGCTCTGGGACATGACCTCTCACCTGTTTACAATACAGTTTTGACAAACATCCCCATGTGGAGAAGAGGCCATTCACACGTGGCCACTACCCAATCCCATTGTGTCAGTagatcaaaaaaacaaaaataagtcAACTACTAAAAGAAAGTTAGCGCAGGCGACAGCGGCTCAGTCTGTtaggaactgggctgagaagtggaaggttgttggtttgagacccagtgcagacaaagctcatccagggatggacctgccttcacccatatgtgaTGAGAGAAGACTATATGTGGGGTAGGAATAGATATTATAATCAAAAGTGTAGTTAAGTGAACTGTAGTAAACAAGTTATCTTAATGTATTATCAATCACTCTGAAAAATATGACATAAAGTGCTAAAAAACTTTAACAAATTCATTGTTATTGTTTGACCTGATCTTGTAGAGCAAACCCCTGATCCAGGTAAGCTGAGGAGCAGTCTGACTGATGAACAGACAAACTACAGATGGGTCATGAAAAGCATTTCAATAACTCTCTGGACAAGTTCATGGAAACACTCAATGCTCAAACTACTCACTGAACAACAATAATGGCATTAAACCATTAGGTTAAGCAAAAACAGCCCATGGTGGAGCTATTCACAGACCTAAAAATGCTTTTGACACAATAAACCACAATactcaaaaataaatcagaatggCATCAGGGGGAAAACATTGGAAAGGATAATGAGTTATTTATCTGACAGGAAGCATGTTTAGATATGACCTGTGGCGTCCCCCAGGTGTTGGATACTAACGGCATTAAACTGTCTATTGATGACATTTACATGGATTCATAAGTATTGAGGAGGGTTTTATTTGTTATGGCAGTGTCTTAACTGTAGTCTGGGGTTGTCTATTAGTCCAGGATTATCTTTTTGCTTTTTACATGTTTGAAATAAACTAAATGAAACTACACTAAACTGAAATAATAGATTACACAGAGAAACCACATGTTTTCTTTATTAAGAATTATTGAACATTGCATTTCAATATTAGGTACCGGTATTCAGTTTGCCTTGTTTGTGCAGTCGCTTCATCCACACTCCAGTCCTGTTGCTGGCGGTAATACACCATCATCTGGTGTGACAACTACCTAataacaaaagaagaagaagatgcgGTGGCAGCAGGAGCaaccaaagagaggaggaaagtaaAGAGTTTTGGATGGACAGTGACAGAAAAGGCACCTTCAACTACATCGACTACACATCGGTCCAACATCACCCTTGGTTACCAACCCTGGTTACCTCCTGATGCTGTAGGAGACCTCTCATTAATAGCATATAGGAAAGACAGGAACCGTGTTCTCAGTTCACAACTGGCTCAAGCACACATTGATGGTTATTATAGTTGTGTGCAGATATATACAGAGGCATCAAAGAACCCGCACGATATGATGCatggagagacaggagggaggaggtggtgatcaCCCAACTCCGATGTGGACACACAGGATTAAATAACACGTTGAATAAAATAGGGAAACACAAGGGGTGTGGGTGTGACTGGAGGAAAGTCAGTGGAGCATGCCTCAGTGCACTCTAGAAAATTCAAAGTACAGAGAAGATGATCCAGGAGCTTAATAAACAAAGAGTACAGTTGGATGAGGGATTTACTGAGGAGCGGGCGTAGAGTGAGGCGTTAGAATTGTGCTGAAGTTTATGACAGGAAATAAGTTAACAAAGAGAATATATGCTGGTTTGGGTTatatttgtttggttttgttctgatttttttatttttaccagtACCTTGTGCAGAGTTCTATCCTGGGTGCCCATCCTCACCGGTGGCGGTAGTGCACCCGAACATTGCCCACCGCCATTaaacaggaaggaagaagaagaaacagaagcgctaaaagaaacacttaaaaagaaataaagtacAGCGTAATCTCGTGTAATTGTTGAGGAGGAAATCGGATGATGTCTCTTttagggcttttttttttatattattataatttttttttttttttttttagagttaaCAGGGCTAAGGAGTAGGGTTTAGACATTAGAGAAAGCTGCTTCGCACTCCAGTCCAGAAGTTGGCGGTATTGCATCTACAAGCTGGATGCCATCCGCCgttaagaagaagaagaagaagaagaagcggcgGTAACAACGGCAGTAGTAGCCATAGCGGCAATATTAAATCAGCGTGTTCTTTGAACTTAACAATGTCAACAAGTGACTTTTATTTGAGATATTATGTTGGTCATAAGGGGAAATTTGGACACGAGTTCCTGGAATTTGAATTTAGACCTGACGGTAAGTTGTATCCGGCCTATCGCCTGAacctttagcattagcttgatTCCATTTATTGACTATTTGTTACCGGAGCTCAGCACTTACACATGTATGTATGTTCATATTCATACACACAAACgtatacacgtgtgtgtgtatatatatgtgcgtataaacacgtgtgtgtatacatatatatacataatgcGTTAACGGGATCAACCACTACCGCGTGTTTCTATGATGGTCGACAAGTGGTATTTATTGTCGTAAAAACAATTCGAGGTAGAATCAAATGTGGGATTTCCCTTAAGGGTCAGCGGTTCAGGGAATTCCTGCAGTGTTTTGCGCTCAAATGTTGGGTCTGTGTAGACCTGCCAGCCTCATTCCTTGAAAGTAAATCCACTTTTTCCTGTACACGAGAAGGGAACAATGGAACCAAGTCAGGCTGATGTAGAAAACTCATTTCTGTCGAGGCCGTAAAGCTGACTTTTAAGTGTAACTTGTGCAGTAAACACAATCAGTTATTAATAATTTATTCACCATTTCCAAATGCTGGCCTTAAGACACTGGAACACTTTACTGGACAGCAACACACGTGCATTGTGTATGTTATGTATTATATATGTGCTCCTATTTCTCCACAGTCACAATTTACAAGTCCCTTGTCATTTTTCAGACAAACATTGACGAATGTGAATCACTGTTAAAATCATTTCATGCTAGAGGAGCAGACTTTTCCCTCTTTGCTCCGGATTGAATCTGTCCATTTGCAACTTCCTAAGAACTTAAATATGATGAAGTTATCCTAATATTCTTACCCAGATGCAAATGGGCACACAGAAAATGATTTCGCCTGCTTTTTGAACATGGttataaaaataattattgttATAATATTATGAATTTGGTTAATTAGCGTAACAGAAGCGGGATGCATGAAAAGCTGCCGTAGCTTTATGTGTGGAGATGGCTGAAGTTGATGCTACTCTTCTCCATGCAGGGAAACTGAGGTAtgccaacaacagcaactacaAGAATGACGTGATGATCCGAAAGGAGGTAATTCttcatttatgtttttctgTAAAGGTGGGGGAAAGGTGTGCATTAAATTATTACATTGAATTCCCGTGGTTAACGTGCATTGCTGTCAGCTGATGCAGAGCGAGGGCTAATCTGTGGCtttttccgaaaccacacactcgttccctattcactactcactacatgggggacatggattgagtgagctacatagtgcactcaatttaatgttagtattcggacaacagcatcatttacggcgcacgtaaagtgacgtcatggtgtcgcataaaaattacgaaccggtcgccgggaaaagtggccaggtccatttaattattttaacccatcagaaatacattcagcggccattttatgaaaatgcaatattttaccctataattgactttatataataaaatgaaatattaatgtcaataataatacaataataattacttattacctaaaataattagtgtcccttgacattttcaagccaagacgtgatggtacattctcaagtcatattctgctgtagtgaaaacatttaataaagcaatttttcatcaaaaaatggatccagagctacttttcatctttgtaaatattcttttactgagattctgtcgactggtgaggaacagacaattccgaagaacaattttaagtgaggggtggggggatcagtaaagattgattgatttttttatttttacacatttatgttgtcatattttaagatgatcatattggacccctactgaaaaaaatcttatttccaaaaatttcatatatcaaaccgcacagtagaaattaccttaaaaaatgtatcccatcagcctttacagTATCACGCacaccgtaaaggctgatgggatacattttccaagttagggtgctcgcttgtacactacttttcgcagtgcattgtgggataaattgagtgcactacatagggtacagcgatgctcactaacaattcggacactatttcaaaatggcgtccacactcttgagtgcactatgtagggtatagggggtggtttggAAACAGCCTGTGACTTGTTTAACTAAATTGTGATCTGGGTGCTAACCCTCTTGGTCATGTGACTTGGTCCTCTCAATAGTTAATAAAGGTCTGAATGACTATCTTTGACACTGCTCAGGCATATGTCCACAAAAGTGTGATGGAAGAGCTGAAGAGGATCATCGACGACAGTGAGATCACCAAGGAAGATGATGCGCTGTGGCCC
Coding sequences within it:
- the magoh gene encoding protein mago nashi homolog translates to MSTSDFYLRYYVGHKGKFGHEFLEFEFRPDGKLRYANNSNYKNDVMIRKEAYVHKSVMEELKRIIDDSEITKEDDALWPPPDRVGRQELEIVIGDEHISFTTSKIGSLIDVNQSKDPEGLRVFYYLVQDLKCLVFSLISLHFKIKPI
- the tmco1 gene encoding calcium load-activated calcium channel, with translation MSTMFADTILIVFISVCTALLAEGITWVLVYRTEKYKKLKAEVEKQSKKLEKKKETITESAGRQQKKKIERQEEKLKNNNRDLSMVRMKSMFAIGFCFTALMGMFNSIFDGRVVAKLPFVPLSYIQGLSHRNLLGEDYTDCSFIFLYILCTMSIRQNIQKMLGLAPSRAATKQAGGFLGPPPQAAKFS